TATAACAAATGCTCCCAAAGAGGCCTAATCCAGCACTACACCGCTACAGCAGACAGCGTGGATATTCCTTGTCTATTGTATTCCGTATCCAGTCGAACGGGAGTCAATATCGCTCCCCAGACCGTAGCTGCTTTAGCTGCCCACCCAAACATTGTCGGTATAAAGGAGGCTAGCGGAGACATCGCTCAGGTCGCTGAAATTGCCCGGCTGGTGCCGGAGGATTTCGCTATTTATTCCGGCAACGATGATATGGTAATACCGATAATGGCGCTAGGCGGTTTAGGCTACATCTCTGTGGTGGCCAATGTTGCCCCTAAGGATTCCATCCGCATGACCAGAAGCTTTCTGGAGGGAAATCTGAGAGAAGCCCGCGACTTGCAGCTTCACCTGAAGAGCTTAATCGACGCCCTCTTTGCCGATGTGAACCCGATTCCAGTAAAGGCCGCCCTTCATCTGATGGGCAAATGCCAACTAGAATATCGGCTGCCTCTGTGTCCACCCAACCGACAAGTCATGGAGCGGATTCGCCATGAAATGACTGTATACGGGCTGATATAGAAAGGAGGCCCCGATGGATATCATCTTACATGGTGCAAAAGGACAGATGGGTGTTTCCCTGGAAGCCCTCATCAGCGAAAGTTCTGACCTGCATATTGCCGCCGGAATTGATCCCCTTATAGATGGCGGCGAAGCCTATCCTGGCTTTAGTCAGCTGGCAGACTGTCCCATACCGGCTCAGGTGATTCTGGATTTTTCCAATCACGCAGCACTGTCAGGCCTGCTGACCTACGCCCTCCAGCGGCAGATTCCTCTGGTTCTGGCTACTACCGCTTTTACAGATGCGGAATATCAAATGGTTCTGGAGGCAGCCAAACAACTTCCTATTTTTCATGCCGCCAATCTGTCCGTCGGCATCCAAAGCGTGGTAAAGGCGCTCCAGGCTCTGGTTCCCCTCTTGGAGCCCGATTTCCATATGGAGATTGTGGAAAAGCATCACAGCCGCAAAGCCGATTCCCCCAGCGGAACAGCCCTCCGGCTGGCGGACACCATCAACGACTGCTGCACCCAGAAGAAGGAATACATATACGGCCGCCACGGTACAGACACCCAAGGCAACATCCGGCAGCTGGGCATTCACGCCATCCGAGGCGGCACCATTGCCGGGGAGCACATCCTTATCTTTGCCGGACCAGATGAACTCATTGAACTCAAGCATACCGCCTTGTCTCGGCGAATTTTTGCCTCAGGAGCCCTGCGAGCAGCCCGTTTCATTGTTGAACAAAACCCTGGTCTATTTTCTATGGCCGACCTAATATAATATAGGATACAAAAATCGGAAAGACTACCATTTATGTTTCCTACTTTCCCACGGTAACCCTAGGTATACAGCTACATAAAGCAGCTATAAATATAAAGGAGATAAGCATATGAACAATATTCAAATCGGAATTTTAGGCTACGGAAACTTGGGCCGAGGCGTTGAACTGGCCATTTCCCAGCAGCCTGATATGGAACTCACCGCCATTTTTACCAGAAGAAATCCCGCTGAAATTCAACCCAGCCTCAGCGGCGTCCCCATTTACAACGTTAAAGACGTGCTGAATTTCAAAAACTCCATTGACGTGATGATTCTCTGCGGAGGCAGCTCTACCGACCTGGATAGCCAAAGTCCCGCCTTCGCCTCTCACTTCAACATCGTGGACAGCTTCGACACCCATCCGGAGATTCCTCGCCACTTCAAATCCGTCAACACCTCAGCTCTGCTGACCAATCACACCGCCATCGTTTCTGCCGGCTGGGACCCAGGCCTTTTTTCCATCAACCGGCTTCTGGCAGAAAGCATCCTGCCCTTGGGTCACAGCTATACTTTCTGGGGAAAAGGCGTCAGCCAAGGCCATTCAGATGCCCTCCGACGCATAGAAGGCGTAGCCAACGCCATCCAGTATACCATTCCCCTGGAATCGGCCATGGAAGCCGTACGGCGGGGAGATGGCCCAGCGTTTACGCCTCGGCAGATGCACACCCGGGAATGCTACGTAGCCCTGCTGCCGGATGCAGACCCGGATACAGTGCGGGACCAAATTGTCCATATGCCTAGCTACTTTGCAGACTATGACACCACTGTTCACTTTGTCAGCCAAGAGGAATTACAAGAAAACCACTACGCCATGCCCCACGGAGGCTTTATCCAGCGAAGCGGAACCACTGGCAGTGACCAGGAAAACTGCCACATCTACGAATTTTCTCTTAAGCTGGATTCCAACCCGCAATTTACGGCCAATGTGCTAGCCTGCTACGCTAGATCCGCCTATCGGCTGGCCGCCGAAGGCTCTTACGGAGCAAAGACGGTATTGGAAATCCCACCAGCCTATCTGTCCAGCCGCTCCATCGAGCAGCTGCGGGCAGAAATCCTCTAGGCTTCCCACTATAGCAAAGACCGGGAGGACCGTCCCATCTTGGGACCGTCCTCCCGGTCTTTTTTCTCTGCCAACTAAAACGGCCTCTTTCACTGATTGCACGCCTTAGCTGCCGTATTTTTTCCCTTATAAATTGGTATACCCCATCAGGTACTGATCCACCGCTTGGGCCGCCTCCCGGCCTTCTCGAATAGCCCACACGACCAGCGACTGGCCTCTGCGCATATCTCCTGCTGCAAAAACCTTGTCCCGGCTAGTGTGATACGACATTTCACCGGTTGATTCCGCCCGCACATTGCTTCTCGGGTCCGTCTCCACTCCGAAAGCCTTAGCAACCTCCAAGTCACAGCCTAAAAATCCGGCGGCGATTAGCACCAAGTCGGCCGGAATAACTTTTTCCGACCCAGAAACCTCTTCCATGGTCATCTGCCCTGTCTTCGGATCTTTTTTCCAGGCCAGCTCTACCAGAACCGCCTCCTTCACCTGACCTTCTTTGTCGCAGATGAATTCCTTGACGGTAGTCTGATATCTCCGCGGATCTGCTCCAAAGACTGCTTTCGCTTCCTCCTGGCCGTAATCCGTCTTAGAGACCTTAGGCCACTGCGGCCACGGATTATCTGCGGCCCGCTGATCCGGCAGTTTCGGCATCATCTCCAACTGAACCACCGACTTGGCTCCCTGACGAATAGCTGTTCCCACGCAATCATTACCCGTATCGCCGCCGCCAATCACCAGTACATTCTGATCCTTTGCCGACAGGTAGGTCCCTTCCTCCAGAAAACTGTCCAGCAGGGCCTTCGTGGTAGAAGACAGAAAATCCACCGCAAAATGGATGCCTTTGCTCTCCCTGCCTGGAACCTGAATATCTCGAGGCCGGGCTGCTCCACAGGCTAGAATCACGCCATCGTATTCCTTGAGCAGCTTCTCTGCCTGCTTTTTACCGGAAATGCTTTCGTTCAAGCGAAAGACCACGCCCTCCGCCTTCATCAAATCAATCCGCCGCTTAACGATGTGTTTCTCCAGCTTCATATTCGGTATACCGTACATGAGCAAGCCTCCTGGCCGGTCACTTTTTTCAAAAACTGTCACCTGGTGGCCCCGCAGATTCAGTTGATCTGCTGCCGCCAGCCCAGCAGGCCCAGAACCGATAACGGCAATTTGCTTGCCAGAGCGTCCAGAAATTTTCCGAGGCTGCATGCTTCGGTTGCTGTAGCCCTCTTCAATGATAGCCAACTCGTTTTCTCGGATGGAGACACCAACACCATTCAACGCACAGGTGCAGGCATTCTCACAAGGAGCCGGACAGACTCTGGCCGTAAACTCCGGGAAATTATTTCGCTTTAGCAGCCGCTTCAAGGCTGCTTGATAGTTTCCGTGATACACAAAGTCATTCCATTCCGGAATTAAGTTATTCAAGGGACAGCCAGAGACCATGCCTCCCAGCGTCATTCCCGACTGACAAAAAGGGACACCACAGTCCATACACCGTGCCCCCTGTTCCATCTGCTCTTCTTTGGACAGGGCAATATGAAATTCATTATAATTCTTAATTCGGTCTAAAGGTTCTAAGGCCTCGCTGGTGCGCCTCTCATATTGTAAAAAGCCTGTTGACATCCCCATTACTGCATCCCTCCTTTTATCTCATAGAACGCTTCAATCTGCGCGGTCTGCTGATCCAGTCCCATCTCCTCATACTTTTGAATCAGTTGAAGCACATTCTTATAGTCATAGGGCATAATTTTCTTAAACAGCGGCAGATATTCGGTAAACTGTTCCAGCACTTCTTTACCTTTGCGGGAATGGGTAACTGCCACATGCTCCTGAATCAGCTGATTCAATTCCAGCACGTCTTCACTTCGGCTGAGGTTTTCCAGGGAAATAATATCCTTGTTCAACTTGGAGTACAGGTCTCCCTTTTCATCCAGCACATAAGCAACACCGCCGGACATACCTGCGGCTAAATTATTTCCCACAGCTCCCAGGATGACCACACGGCCTCCCGTCATGTATTCCAGTCCGTGATCGCCTACGCCTTCCACTACCGCATCTGCTCCCGAATTCCGCACGCAGAACCGTTCGCCGGCTACGCCGCTGAAAAAGGCTTTACCTGAGGTTGCTCCATACAGGGCCACATTTCCGATGATAATGTTTTCATCGTGCTTAAACGTGGATTGGCGGTGAGGATAAACAATAATTTTGCCCCCAGATAGTCCCTTGCCGATATAGTCGTTGCTATCCCCTTCCAACTCCAGTGTCAGACCCTTTGGAATGAAAGCGCCGAAACTCTGTCCGCCATACCCCTTACACTTAATGTAATAGGTGTCCTCCGACAGCTTGCTGCCAAATTCCTTCGTCAGAATGGAGCCAAATAAGGTACCAAAAGCTCGGTCCTGATTGTCAACCTGTACTTCCAGCGTCTTCTTTTCACCCTTTTCCATAGCAGGTTTGAACTCTTTGTACAGAACCGTCATGTCCTTACTTTCTTCCAGTTTGAAATCAAAGTCGTCCCCTTTTTTATGAATGCTGTTGAGCTGTTCTAAGGGTTCTCCCTCTCCTAAGATGGCTTGGATGTCCAAGCCGTAGGCTTCTGGGCCTGCCGATCCGGCCTTTGCTTTTAGTCGGTCCGTTCGGCCCACCATTTCAGCCACGGACTTAAAGCCCAACAAAGCCATGTATTCTCTCAGGTCTTCTGCTATAAAGCGCATAAAGTTAATTACGTGCTCCGGTTTGCCGGTAAATCGCTTTCGCAGTTCTGGATTCTGTGTAGCAATGCCCACCGGACAAGTATCCAGATTGCAGACCCGCATCATGACACAACCCATGGAAATCAGCGGTGCCGTTGCAAATCCAAACTCTTCCGCGCCTAGCAGCGCAGCGATGGCCACTTCTCGGCCGCTCATGAGCTTGCCGTCCGTCTCCAGAACCACCCGGCTTCGAAGGCCGTTCAGTCTCAAGGTTTGATGAGCTTCTGCCAACCCCAGCTCCCAAGGTAGTCCGGCGTTGTATACCGAATTTTTTGGAGCCGCTCCTGTGCCGCCATCATATCCTGAAATCAGAATAACCTGAGCCCCCGCTTTGGCCACGCCTGCGGCGATGGTGCCGACTCCTGCTTCGGATACCAGCTTGACTGAAATCCGAGCTTGAGAATTAGCACACTTGCAATCGTAAATCAGCTGGGCCAGATCTTCAATGGAATAGATATCATGATGAGGCGGCGGCGAGATGAGACCTACACCGGTGGTACTGTGCCGTGTCTTGGCAATCCACGGGTAGACCTTGTCTCCAGGCAGCTGACCGCCTTCTCCGGGCTTAGCCCCCTGTGCCAGCTTAATCTGGATTTCTTCTGCACTGACGAGGTATTCAGAGGTAACCCCAAACCGCCCTGAGGCAACCTGCTTGATTTTACTGCACCGATTGTTACCCTCTGCATCTGGCTGAAAGCGCTCGGCTTCCTCGCCGCCTTCGCCGCTGTTAGATTTTCCCTTTAGCTTGTTCATGGCGATAGCCATGGTCTCATGGGCCTCCTGGGAGATGGAACCGTAAGACATGGCCCCGGTCTTAAACCGCCGAACAATGGAATCGACACTTTCTACTTGCTCCAGTGGAATCGCCTTTTGACTCAGGTCAAAGTCCATCAGACTTCGCAGATGAGCCGCCCCCATCTCTTCATTAATCAGCTTGGTATATTCCTTAAAAAGACCGTAATCCCCAGTGCGCACAGCCTGTTGGAGCAGATGAATGGTCTGAGGGTTATATAAGTGTTCTTCTCCTCCGCTTCGAACCTTGTGACCGCCCAAGCTGTCCAGCACACTGTCTTGGTTCAGCCCCAGGGGATCAAAGGCCCTGGAATGCCGTTGGTTCACTTGTTTTTCAATTTGTTCCAGGGTGATTCCACCTACCCGGCTCACCGTATTGGTGAAATAACGGTCAATGACCGCTCTGCTGATGCCTACACCCTCAAATATTTGGGCTCCCTGATAGGATTGAACCGTGGAGATGCCCATCTTAGAGGCAATTTTGACGATGCCATGGAGAATGCCCTCGGTATAGTCGTGAATCGCTGCGTAATAATCCTTTTCCAGGATATTCTCCTCTACCATCTGCTTGATGGTATCCTGAGCCAGATACGGGTTGATGGCACTGGCCCCGTACCCCAGCAAGGTAGCAAAGTGATGGACTTCTCTAGGCTCTCCGCTTTCCAAAACCAGAGATAAAGCCATCCTCTTGCGGTTTCGCACCAGATGCTGCTGCACGGCAGAAACAGCCAGCAGAGACGGAATCGGCACGCTGTACTCGTCCACATCTCTGTCTGAGAGAATGATAATATTTGCCCCGTCCTTTAAGCATCGATCAACCTGAACAAATACATTGTCAATAGCCTTTTCCAGTGAAGTACCCTTATAATAATTGATGGAGACCGTGGCTACTTTAAAGCCTTCCGCCTTCATGTTTTTGATTTTCATAAAGTCTGTGTTAGTCAAAATCGGATTTCGCACAGACAGCAGGCGGCAGTTCTCTGGTACATCGTGGAGCAGATTGCCGTCCTTGCCCAGATAACTGTAGGTAGACGTAACAATCTCCTCCCGGATGGCGTCAATCGGGGGATTGGTTACTTGCGCAAACAACTGCTTGAAATAGTTGAACAGCGGCGGGTATTTTTCTGACAAAGCCGCCAGCGGTGTATCTGCTCCCATGGCAATGACCGGTTCATTGCCCGACAGGGCCATCGGTCTCAAATAGTCGATGACGTCTTCATAGGAATAGCCAAAGGCCTTCTGCATCCGCGACAATTCCTGATCTTTGTAAGAAAGCACTTTCTGGTTGGGTATGGACAGTTCTTTCAGCTGTACCATATTGTTTGCCAGCCATTCCCCGTAAGGCTGACTGCCAGCATAATAGTCTTTTACATCCTGATCGTTGAGGAGCTTGCCGGCTTTCGTATCCACCAGCAACATCCGGCCTGGCCGCAGCCGTTCTTTCACTTCAATTTCCTCCGGCGGCAGATCTAAAACGCCTACTTCGGAGGAGAGAATCAAATTACCATCCTTGGTGATGTAATACCGGGAAGGTCGCAGACCGTTTCGATCCAATACCGCCCCCACCAGGTCTCCGTCACTGAATACAATAGAGGCTGGTCCATCCCATGGTTCCATCATCGTGCCGTGGTAACGGTAAAAGTCCTTCTTCTTGCGGCTCATATTTTTGTCGTTGCTCCAAGGCTCTGGGATACACAGCATGACAGCTTTTGGAAAGTCCATCCCTGCCATGTATAAAAATTCCAGGGTATTGTCCAGCATAGCTGAATCAGACCCCCACCGAGGAACGACAGGCAGCACTCGATAAAAGTCTTCTCCTAAGGCATCGGAGTGCATGTTTTCCTCTCTGGACAGCATCTTATTTACATTGCCTCGAATGGTGTTAATTTCCCCGTTATGGACCATATACCGGTTGGGGTGAGCCTTTTCCCAAGAGGGCATGGTATTAGTAGAAAATCGGGAGTGTACGATGGCAATAGCGGAAACAAAGTCCTTGTCCTGCAAATCCAGATAGAACTGTCTCAGTTGATGAACTAAAAACATGCCTTTATAAACGATGGTTCGGCTGGACAGCGAACAGACATAGGTGCCGCTGCCTTCCCCTTCACTGCTATTTTCAAAAATCCGTCGGGCTACATACAGTTTCCGGTCGAATTCCAGTCCTGGTTTCAGATTTCTAGGTCTGCCAACAAAAGCCTGATAGATGGCCGGTTTGCATTCCAGGGCCCGCAGCCCCAGCGCGCTGTCACAGGTAGGTACCTGCCTCCAGCCTAAGAACGGAAGGCCTTCCTTTTCTACGATGACCTCAAAGCGCTTTTTTATTTGGTTTCGCAGCAGTTCCTGTTGGGGCAGGAAAAACATACCCACGGCAAAATCCCCGTTGGAGGGAAAGTCCAAGTGCTTCACTTGCTTGACAAAAAAACTGTGGGGAATTTGAGTAAGAATACCTACACCGTCTCCCGTCTCTCCGGTTGCATCCTTCCCAGCTCGATGTTCCAACCGTTCTACGATGGTCAGCGCATCCTCTACGGTCTGATGGCTCTTCAAGCCCTTGATGTTGACAGCTGCCCCAATACCGCAGTTGTCGTGCTCAAAGTTCTCATGGTATAAGCTTTCCCTTCTGGATTCCTTTCCGGCTACAGCCTGTCTATCTCCCTGTTTCATCTCTCCACGTCCTTCCGTTATGCGCATATCATGTATAATTTTCCAATTTATCAGTAAATTCTTACCCTATGCTCTATTTGATAATTTTCGTTAAATTTTCAGACAATTCCTAAAAATACTTTACTATTTTATACCCTAATAACCAATTTAGTCAACCATTTTTGTGTTCTTGTAACAATTTTTTATTTATTTTTCTCTTTTTTTCAGGCAGTCTGGGCTTTCAACTTGCCTTTTTAATGCTTATTGAAATCCCCTAAAAATTTGCTTTAAATTTTTCTTCCACTATTTATGCAGTTTTTCTGTATTTTCTAACAAACTTTTTTTTGAAAAGTTATTGACAGATACAGAAAAGTTTAGTATACTCACACCTATCGATTAGCAAAGGCGCTGCGAGTGAAAACTCGTAGTGCCTTTTTTCATAACGTAGGCAATATGATTGTTAACCAGTCCGGCTCCTTACATTCAGCCTATGTGAAAAAGAAAGGGAGGATATACCCATGAATAAGATTTCTGCCCTGTTTGGCAGCATGGTCTTCAACGATGCCATCATGAGAGAAAAATTGCCAAATGATACGTATAAGGCGCTACAGTCCCACATTGACCAGGGTACCCCCCTGTCTATGGAGACCGCCAATGTCATCGCCAGCGCCATGAAAGATTGGGCCCTGGAGCATGGAGCAACTCATTTCACTCACTGGTTCCAGCCCATGACTGGCATTACCGCAGAAAAACACGATAGCTTTATCTCGCCCACAGCCGGCGGCGGCATCGTGATGAACTTTTCCGGTAAGGAATTGATTAAAGGCGAGCCGGATGCCTCCAGTTTTCCTTCCGGCGGGATTCGCGCTACCTTTGAAGCCCGGGGCTACACCAACTGGGATCCCAGCTCCTACGCCTTCATCAAGGAAAACACCCTCTGCATTCCTACCGCCTTCTGCTCCTACGGAGGAGAAGCTTTAGATAAAAAGACTCCTCTGCTTCGGTCCATGGAGGCCATTGAAAAGCAGGCGCTGCGGGTGCTGCACCTGCTGGGCAAAGAATCCGTACGACGAATTACCACCACCGTAGGCCCTGAGCAAGAGTATTTTCTGGTTTCCAAAGAGTTGTATGAAAAGCGGAAGGACCTAATTTACTGCGGACGGACTCTCCTAGGTGCCAAACCGCCAAAAAGACAGGAGCTGGAAGATCATTACTTCGGTGCCATCAAACCGAAAGTGAATGACTTCATGGAAGAGCTGGACCAGGAGCTGTGGAAATTAGGGGTCTTAGCGAACACCGAACACAACGAAGTTGCTCCGGCGCAGCACGAACTGGCCCCAATCTTCGCCAGTGCCAACGTGGCCGCCGACCACAACCAACTGACCATGGAAATGATGAAGAAAGTTGCAGGCAAGCACGGCTTGGTCTGCCTGCTCCATGAAAAGCCTTTTGCTGGCATCAATGGCAGCGGCAAACACATCAACTGGTCTCTGGCTACAGACAGCGGAGAGAACCTGCTAAAACCGGGTAAAAAACCGATTGAAAATATTTCCTTCCTGCTCTTCCTCAGCGCTGTCATCCAGGCTGTAGATCAGTACCAAGATTTGCTGCGGGTCTCCGTGGCCAGCCCTAGCAACGACCATCGATTAGGCGGAAACGAGGCACCACCGGCCATTATTTCGATTTTTCTCGGGGACGACCTGCTGGAAGTGTTAGAAGCCGTTCAGGAGGGAAAGACGGAAGTTCCGCCTAAAAACCGCCAGATGGGTATCGGCGTTCAAGTCTTGCCAGACTTTAAGAAGGACACCACCGACCGAAACCGGACCTCTCCATTCGCCTTTACTGGCGGACGCTTTGAATTCCGTATGCCGGGTTCCACCACTTCGGTGTCTTGTCCGACTTACATGATTAACACGATTGTAGCTGATGCCCTCATGAACATCGCTGACAAGCTGGAAGGCTCCTCAAACATAGAACACGATGCACTGAACCTGGTGCGGGATATCTACCAGAATCATAAGCGGATTATTTTCAACGGCAACAATTATTCCGAGGAATGGGTAACTGAAGCAGAACGCCGCGGTTTGCTTCACCTAAAATCCGCCATGGATGCCTGCCCGCACTTTACCGATCAGAAAAATCTGGACCTTTTTGAACGGCAGCATGTTCTCACTCCAGTGGAAGCCATGGCCAGACAGGAAATCCTCTATGACGAATACTGCAAACTGATTAATATTGAAGCCCTGACCATGCTGGATATGGTCAACAAAGACATCCTTCCTGCGGTGCTGATTTACGTGAAGGATCTGTCCGAGGTGGTTCAAAGCAAGCAGGCAATTTCTGAAGATGTCCCATACGAGATGGAAAAGAATCTTATCCAGAGTCTGTCTGCAGCCTGTGATTCCCTGTACAAGAAAGCCATCACCCTGGATCAGCATCTGTTGGAAGTCAGCTCCATGGAGGATACCAGAGAAGCTGCCGAATATTTCTGTCAGACGATTATTCCAGTTATGAAGGAAATGCGGGTAGTCACCGATGAACTGGAAACGATTACAGCAGCCAAATACTGGCCGATGCCGACTTATGGGTCGCTGCTCTTTAGCTAGGAACTGCGCTTATAGCCGCCTTTCACCCTAGGATTGAATTGTTCGGATGCACCTGGCGTTCAAAAAGTTTTCTTGCTCTTGAGCTCCAGGTATGCTACAATACTTTTTTTAAAACCAGTGTATAGTAGCTCGATAAAAGTTGCCAACCAAAGGAGGTGTTCCCCTTGCAGAACATTTTGCTGGTCACCAGAAATACGAAAAGTAAAGACGCTCTTTTGAATTACTTGGAGCAGGACGAAAATCGGCAAGTTCAAACAGCCAACAGTGTAGAAACCGGAAAGCAAAAGTTGGCTGCATCGACTTTCGATTTAATCATCGTCAACTACCCCCTAGACTCCAATACAGATGCCTCTTTTTCCATCTACTGTGCCCAGAACACCTCCGCTGGAGTCATCGCCCTGCTGAAAAGCCGGGAAATCGATGCCCTCTCCGAACGTCTGGAAAAATACGGTATTATTGTCATCAACAAGCCCATTCTCAAAGTGGTGCTGAATCAGGCCATCAAGTTTGCGGAGTTATCCAAGAATCGAGTCCAGACTCTCAACCAGGAGAACCTCAAATTGCAGGATCAGATTGTTCAGATGAAGCTGGTAAACCGAGCCAAATGGGTCTTAATTCAGTATCTGAATATGACTGAAAATCAAGCTCATAAATACATTGAACAGCAGGCTATGGAACGACGCCTGCCTAAAAAAAAGATTGCTGCCCGCATATTAAAGATGTACGGAGGAGATTGACCAATCGTCAATCCCTTCCGTACATCTTTGCTTTCCCCTATTCTTTTAGCCCAACTTTTTGATTTCCCGGCGAAGTCTGGTGATAATCTTCTTCTCCAGCCTCGATATGTAGGACTGAGAAATGCCCATCTTATCGGCTACCTCCTTTTGCGTCATCTCTCGGCCGCTGATGAGGCCAAAGCGCATCTCCATAATCTGCTTTTCCCGGTGATTCAGCTTCTTTAAGGCATAGATCAACAGCTTGCGGTTGACCTCCTCTTCGATGTGACCGTAGACAATGTCGTTTTCCGTGCCCAAAATGTCCGAAAGCAGCAGTTCATTTCCGTCCCAGTCTACATTTAGCGGTTCATCAAAAGATACCTCACTTTTCAGCTTGTTATTTCGCCGGATATACATGAGAATTTCATTTTCAATGCACCGGGAAGCATAGGTGGCCAGCTTGATATTCCGCTCGGAGTTAAAGGTGTTCACCGCCTTAATCAAGCCAATGGTGCCGATAGAAATCAAATCTTCAATGTTAATTTTAGATCCTTCAAACTTCTTGGCGATGTAGACCACCAACCGCAAATTTCGCTCAATAAGCAGCGCTCTGGCATCCTCACTACCTTTGGAAAAAGATTCTAACAGCTCCTTTTCTTCCTGACTGTTGAGAGGCGGCGGCAGGACCTCGCTTCCTCCAATGTAGAAAATATCCTGAGGCTTTTCTCCCTTCAGCCGTCCCCGCTGCCGCAAGACAGACCACAGCCGCCCCTGTATCCACTGCTTTACCTTCTGTAATATCGTCCTACTCATGATGCAATTCCCCCCATTAAAAAGTCTTTACTCAACAGTATCTCATACGTTTCTTCTTCACCCAGCCGGCAAAACTCCCGGTCGTATACCGCCACCACGACGCTGCCTAGGTTTCTTCCCTCCACTCGGGCGTTATCTACCCGATACCCCTCCAAAAGTCCATGGGAAACGCCAATGGAGTTGTAGGGAATCAGACAGTATCGTCGACTTAAATCGGCATCTTCCAGCTGTTTTAACTGTGCTGCTGCTCCCTTACTGATAACCACCACCGCCTTTCCTGACAAAGGTTCCCGCAGAAAATTTCCTGAATCAATCAAGGCCCGGTGAACCAGCTGGTGTCCCCCTATTTCTATGATTACCTCTGTAAAAATTCGTTCTCGCAGTTGCTTGACGGCCATGACCCGAGAAAAAGCCAACACCAACAGCCAAGAAACCACCGCTCCAAAAGCCACATTTACATATCCGATATCTCCTATGTATAAGACTGCATTACTGGTCATACCGGAGATTCTGGTCAGATACAGCAGAAGGATGGTCATGCCACCCATAAAAGCCGAGACCAGATAGATGAGCACCATAGCCCGAAAAATTTTCTTATGAAAGACCACCCAAGCCAGCAAGGCAGAAAACAGCAGCTTCACCAAGGTTCCCATACCCATGCCCAAATTAGGCACAAATAAAATGAAGGAAAAGAGGCCGCAGAGAACGCCTCCAGCGGCCAACCGTTTTTTACTTGTCACCAAGCCTGCTATCTTTCCAGCTAAGTGTAAAATCAGCAGTCCCATGAGAAAGTTCTCCATAAATAAGTATTCTCCGTAAACTTCCACGCAAAAAACCCCCCTTGTCTGCTACATCATACTTGATTATAGCCCGGACAAGGGGGGACAAATTGTCATATTCAAATGTCGAATAATAAATTTAATTTCTGCTATTTTACTGCTTTCTTAGCTGTTTCGCACAGTTGTGTGAACGCTGGAGCATCGTAGATAGCCATTTCAGCCAACATCTTTCTATTGATTTCGATACCAGACTT
The genomic region above belongs to Aminipila butyrica and contains:
- the gltB gene encoding glutamate synthase large subunit, which codes for MKQGDRQAVAGKESRRESLYHENFEHDNCGIGAAVNIKGLKSHQTVEDALTIVERLEHRAGKDATGETGDGVGILTQIPHSFFVKQVKHLDFPSNGDFAVGMFFLPQQELLRNQIKKRFEVIVEKEGLPFLGWRQVPTCDSALGLRALECKPAIYQAFVGRPRNLKPGLEFDRKLYVARRIFENSSEGEGSGTYVCSLSSRTIVYKGMFLVHQLRQFYLDLQDKDFVSAIAIVHSRFSTNTMPSWEKAHPNRYMVHNGEINTIRGNVNKMLSREENMHSDALGEDFYRVLPVVPRWGSDSAMLDNTLEFLYMAGMDFPKAVMLCIPEPWSNDKNMSRKKKDFYRYHGTMMEPWDGPASIVFSDGDLVGAVLDRNGLRPSRYYITKDGNLILSSEVGVLDLPPEEIEVKERLRPGRMLLVDTKAGKLLNDQDVKDYYAGSQPYGEWLANNMVQLKELSIPNQKVLSYKDQELSRMQKAFGYSYEDVIDYLRPMALSGNEPVIAMGADTPLAALSEKYPPLFNYFKQLFAQVTNPPIDAIREEIVTSTYSYLGKDGNLLHDVPENCRLLSVRNPILTNTDFMKIKNMKAEGFKVATVSINYYKGTSLEKAIDNVFVQVDRCLKDGANIIILSDRDVDEYSVPIPSLLAVSAVQQHLVRNRKRMALSLVLESGEPREVHHFATLLGYGASAINPYLAQDTIKQMVEENILEKDYYAAIHDYTEGILHGIVKIASKMGISTVQSYQGAQIFEGVGISRAVIDRYFTNTVSRVGGITLEQIEKQVNQRHSRAFDPLGLNQDSVLDSLGGHKVRSGGEEHLYNPQTIHLLQQAVRTGDYGLFKEYTKLINEEMGAAHLRSLMDFDLSQKAIPLEQVESVDSIVRRFKTGAMSYGSISQEAHETMAIAMNKLKGKSNSGEGGEEAERFQPDAEGNNRCSKIKQVASGRFGVTSEYLVSAEEIQIKLAQGAKPGEGGQLPGDKVYPWIAKTRHSTTGVGLISPPPHHDIYSIEDLAQLIYDCKCANSQARISVKLVSEAGVGTIAAGVAKAGAQVILISGYDGGTGAAPKNSVYNAGLPWELGLAEAHQTLRLNGLRSRVVLETDGKLMSGREVAIAALLGAEEFGFATAPLISMGCVMMRVCNLDTCPVGIATQNPELRKRFTGKPEHVINFMRFIAEDLREYMALLGFKSVAEMVGRTDRLKAKAGSAGPEAYGLDIQAILGEGEPLEQLNSIHKKGDDFDFKLEESKDMTVLYKEFKPAMEKGEKKTLEVQVDNQDRAFGTLFGSILTKEFGSKLSEDTYYIKCKGYGGQSFGAFIPKGLTLELEGDSNDYIGKGLSGGKIIVYPHRQSTFKHDENIIIGNVALYGATSGKAFFSGVAGERFCVRNSGADAVVEGVGDHGLEYMTGGRVVILGAVGNNLAAGMSGGVAYVLDEKGDLYSKLNKDIISLENLSRSEDVLELNQLIQEHVAVTHSRKGKEVLEQFTEYLPLFKKIMPYDYKNVLQLIQKYEEMGLDQQTAQIEAFYEIKGGMQ
- a CDS encoding glutamine synthetase III family protein; the encoded protein is MNKISALFGSMVFNDAIMREKLPNDTYKALQSHIDQGTPLSMETANVIASAMKDWALEHGATHFTHWFQPMTGITAEKHDSFISPTAGGGIVMNFSGKELIKGEPDASSFPSGGIRATFEARGYTNWDPSSYAFIKENTLCIPTAFCSYGGEALDKKTPLLRSMEAIEKQALRVLHLLGKESVRRITTTVGPEQEYFLVSKELYEKRKDLIYCGRTLLGAKPPKRQELEDHYFGAIKPKVNDFMEELDQELWKLGVLANTEHNEVAPAQHELAPIFASANVAADHNQLTMEMMKKVAGKHGLVCLLHEKPFAGINGSGKHINWSLATDSGENLLKPGKKPIENISFLLFLSAVIQAVDQYQDLLRVSVASPSNDHRLGGNEAPPAIISIFLGDDLLEVLEAVQEGKTEVPPKNRQMGIGVQVLPDFKKDTTDRNRTSPFAFTGGRFEFRMPGSTTSVSCPTYMINTIVADALMNIADKLEGSSNIEHDALNLVRDIYQNHKRIIFNGNNYSEEWVTEAERRGLLHLKSAMDACPHFTDQKNLDLFERQHVLTPVEAMARQEILYDEYCKLINIEALTMLDMVNKDILPAVLIYVKDLSEVVQSKQAISEDVPYEMEKNLIQSLSAACDSLYKKAITLDQHLLEVSSMEDTREAAEYFCQTIIPVMKEMRVVTDELETITAAKYWPMPTYGSLLFS